The Caldilineales bacterium genome includes a region encoding these proteins:
- a CDS encoding metal-dependent hydrolase, whose protein sequence is MLPQSHVAYTLAAYAWLRRRTPALPDADPRLLALAAMGPDLIDKPLAAVYFYRRFKSAVLFAHTLLVHLGLLIVLLRWRPAWWPYGAAFIGHLALDRMWFFPDTFYWPLRGWRFHVWQKRGSEQTDIKRAYWYAFTRRPELWGWELGGVLAGAWWLWQRRAVNNQQPTANDDGCRTGREKTS, encoded by the coding sequence ATGCTGCCACAAAGCCACGTCGCCTACACACTGGCCGCCTACGCCTGGCTGCGACGCCGCACCCCGGCCCTGCCCGACGCCGACCCGCGGCTGCTGGCCCTGGCGGCCATGGGGCCAGACCTGATCGACAAGCCGCTGGCCGCAGTCTACTTCTACCGCCGCTTCAAGTCCGCCGTTCTCTTCGCCCACACCCTCCTCGTCCACCTGGGCCTGCTGATCGTGCTCTTGCGCTGGCGGCCGGCCTGGTGGCCCTACGGCGCCGCCTTCATCGGCCATCTCGCGCTCGACCGCATGTGGTTCTTCCCCGACACCTTCTACTGGCCCCTGCGCGGTTGGCGCTTCCATGTCTGGCAGAAGCGCGGCAGCGAACAGACCGACATCAAACGAGCCTATTGGTACGCCTTCACCCGCCGGCCAGAGTTGTGGGGATGGGAGCTGGGTGGGGTGCTGGCAGGCGCCTGGTGGCTGTGGCAGAGGCGAGCAGTTAACAATCAACAGCCAACAGCCAACGATGACGGGTGCAGAACGGGCCGCGAGAAGACCTCCTGA
- a CDS encoding rhomboid family intramembrane serine protease, translating to MSYSSRDPWNQIDALEDGAPPGAPPGSPPGLPPGSRPARPAPNLRAGAAVTYTLMGLTIAVYGLQFLTQAVFGNDLPVIFGIKTPSLYADGEWWRLITPVFLHGSVLHLGFNMYALYALGPTLEHFYGRVRFLGLYLLAGFAGNVLSLIMTPNPSLGASTAVFGLLAAEGVFLYRNQRFFVGGARAQLINIVVVALINFIIGTSPGIDNWGHLGGFVGGLVFAWFGGPVLGLADGGVVDASRRSQVLLAWIGVFGLAVAALWLWGGVQ from the coding sequence ATGTCCTATTCATCTCGCGACCCCTGGAATCAGATCGACGCCCTGGAGGATGGCGCCCCGCCCGGCGCCCCGCCCGGCTCCCCGCCCGGCCTCCCGCCCGGCTCCCGCCCGGCCCGGCCTGCGCCCAACCTGCGGGCCGGCGCCGCCGTCACCTACACCCTCATGGGCCTGACGATCGCTGTTTACGGGCTACAATTCCTGACTCAGGCCGTGTTCGGCAACGATCTGCCGGTCATCTTCGGCATCAAAACGCCCAGCCTGTATGCGGATGGCGAATGGTGGCGGCTGATCACACCCGTGTTTTTGCACGGCAGTGTTCTCCATCTGGGCTTCAACATGTACGCCCTTTATGCCTTGGGGCCGACGTTGGAGCATTTCTATGGGCGCGTTCGCTTTCTGGGCCTCTATCTGCTGGCGGGTTTCGCGGGCAATGTGCTCTCGCTGATTATGACCCCCAACCCCTCGCTGGGGGCCTCGACGGCGGTCTTCGGGTTGCTGGCGGCCGAGGGTGTGTTCCTCTATCGCAACCAGAGGTTCTTCGTCGGCGGCGCTCGCGCGCAACTGATCAACATCGTTGTCGTCGCCCTGATCAATTTCATCATCGGCACATCGCCGGGCATCGACAACTGGGGCCATCTGGGGGGCTTTGTGGGGGGGCTGGTCTTTGCCTGGTTTGGCGGGCCGGTCTTGGGGCTGGCCGATGGCGGCGTGGTGGATGCCAGTCGCCGCTCGCAGGTCCTGCTTGCCTGGATCGGCGTCTTCGGTCTGGCGGTGGCGGCGCTGTGGCTGTGGGGGGGTGTTCAGTAG
- a CDS encoding HD domain-containing protein, with the protein MSVDPNPLVVEAPPDLSPRLGPPSAAQRILIHVPDRHNPALQKVMADVRADDELYTLWYCQNVNAVSRLGMSDHGPVHMQIVANIALRLLRLLLAQGVSPSIVRDHGLSNEDAEVVVVLAALMHDLGISIHRANHEEYSLFLANQKLPALLAAAYPDPITRTVVQSEVLHAIIAHRSDGRPLTLEAGVVRVADALDMAHGRSRIPFEQGEVNIHSVSAMAIERVSIEAGESKPIRARVTMSNSAGIFQIDELLKEKLEGSGLEGYVEVLATIERETEAPLVQILRL; encoded by the coding sequence ATGTCCGTCGATCCAAACCCGCTTGTCGTCGAAGCGCCTCCCGACCTTTCGCCCCGACTCGGCCCGCCTTCCGCCGCCCAACGCATCCTCATCCATGTCCCCGACCGCCACAACCCGGCCCTGCAAAAGGTCATGGCCGACGTCCGGGCGGATGATGAGCTCTACACGCTGTGGTATTGCCAGAATGTAAACGCCGTCAGCCGGCTGGGGATGAGCGATCACGGCCCGGTGCACATGCAGATCGTGGCCAACATCGCTTTGCGCTTGTTGCGTTTGCTGCTGGCGCAGGGCGTCAGCCCCAGCATCGTTCGCGACCACGGTCTGAGCAACGAAGACGCCGAGGTGGTGGTGGTGCTGGCGGCCCTGATGCACGACCTGGGGATCAGCATCCACCGCGCCAACCACGAGGAGTACAGCCTGTTTCTGGCCAATCAGAAGCTGCCCGCCCTGTTGGCCGCCGCCTATCCCGACCCGATCACGCGCACGGTGGTGCAGTCGGAGGTGTTGCACGCCATCATCGCCCACCGCAGCGACGGCCGGCCGCTGACGCTGGAGGCTGGGGTGGTGCGGGTGGCCGACGCCCTCGACATGGCCCACGGGCGCTCGCGCATCCCCTTCGAGCAGGGCGAGGTCAACATCCATTCGGTCTCGGCCATGGCCATCGAGCGGGTGTCGATCGAGGCCGGAGAGAGCAAACCCATCCGGGCGCGGGTGACGATGAGCAACTCGGCCGGCATTTTCCAGATCGACGAGTTGCTGAAGGAAAAACTGGAAGGGTCAGGGCTGGAAGGCTATGTCGAAGTGCTGGCCACCATCGAGCGCGAGACCGAGGCGCCGCTCGTGCAGATTCTCCGTCTCTGA
- a CDS encoding thymidine phosphorylase, translating to MNAIDIIAKKRDAFALDADEIDFFVQGYARGDIPDYQAASWCMAVLIRGMSDEETTHLTLSMARSGQMLDLSDVAPLVADKHSTGGVGDKVTLALGPLVAAAGQPVGKMSGRGLGFSGGTIDKLESIPGWSPYLSLEAFKRQLRQVGLVIAGQTADLAPADGKLYALRDVTATVPSLPLIASSVMSKKLAAGANVILLDVKVGEGAFMRTLPEAEALARIMVAIGALAGRKVAARVTDMSQPLGFAVGNALEVKEAIATLRNQGPPDFTALILEEAALLLHLCGRFPTEAAAHEAARRALIDGGALDKLRQFVAAQGGDPAAIDAPDRLLPQAPVVMPLPSPRAGWLRAVDARTFGETVVQLGGGRMKKEDKIDFGVGVVLQAKIGDRVEHNQSLCEIHARTTAEAERAAARLLTGYAWADAPVQPPALVKLTIHPAHT from the coding sequence ATGAACGCCATCGACATCATCGCCAAAAAGCGCGACGCCTTTGCCCTCGACGCCGACGAGATCGACTTCTTCGTCCAGGGCTACGCCCGCGGCGACATCCCCGACTATCAAGCCGCCTCCTGGTGCATGGCCGTGCTGATCCGCGGCATGAGCGATGAGGAAACCACCCACCTCACCCTCAGCATGGCCCGCTCCGGCCAGATGCTCGACCTCAGCGATGTCGCCCCCCTGGTCGCCGACAAACACTCGACCGGGGGCGTCGGCGACAAGGTCACACTGGCGCTGGGGCCGCTGGTGGCGGCGGCCGGGCAGCCGGTGGGCAAGATGTCGGGGCGAGGGTTGGGCTTTTCGGGCGGGACGATCGACAAGCTCGAATCCATCCCCGGCTGGTCGCCCTATCTTAGCCTGGAAGCGTTCAAACGCCAGCTGCGCCAGGTGGGGCTGGTCATCGCCGGGCAGACGGCCGACCTGGCCCCGGCCGATGGCAAGCTCTATGCCCTGCGCGATGTCACGGCCACGGTGCCCAGCCTGCCCCTGATCGCCTCCTCGGTCATGTCCAAGAAGCTGGCCGCCGGCGCCAACGTCATCCTGCTCGATGTCAAGGTGGGCGAGGGGGCCTTCATGCGCACCCTGCCCGAGGCCGAGGCCCTGGCCCGGATCATGGTCGCCATCGGCGCCCTGGCCGGGCGCAAAGTCGCCGCGCGGGTGACTGATATGAGCCAGCCGCTCGGTTTCGCCGTCGGCAACGCCCTCGAAGTCAAAGAGGCCATCGCCACCCTGCGCAACCAAGGCCCGCCCGACTTCACCGCCCTCATCCTCGAAGAGGCCGCCCTCCTCCTCCACCTCTGTGGCCGCTTCCCCACCGAGGCCGCCGCCCACGAGGCCGCCCGCCGCGCCCTGATCGACGGCGGCGCCCTGGACAAACTGCGCCAGTTCGTGGCCGCCCAGGGCGGCGACCCGGCCGCCATCGACGCGCCCGACCGCCTGCTGCCCCAGGCGCCCGTCGTCATGCCGCTGCCTTCCCCGCGCGCCGGCTGGCTGCGCGCCGTCGATGCCCGCACCTTTGGTGAGACGGTGGTGCAGTTAGGCGGCGGCAGGATGAAGAAAGAAGATAAGATCGACTTCGGCGTGGGCGTCGTGCTGCAGGCCAAGATCGGCGATCGTGTCGAACACAACCAGTCACTATGCGAGATACACGCTCGCACAACGGCTGAAGCCGAAAGAGCCGCCGCCAGGCTGCTGACGGGCTACGCCTGGGCCGATGCGCCGGTGCAGCCGCCGGCATTGGTCAAGCTCACCATCCATCCCGCCCACACCTGA
- a CDS encoding thiolase family protein — protein MPTPVIVSAARTAIGKFGGSFSQTPATQLGAVAIGAALERASANGNHLDPLLVDEVLIGQVIQAGAGMAPARQAAIQAGLPPSVGASTINKVCGSGLQAVMLAAAGIRAGDGRCYVAGGMESMNQGPYLLPQARFGYRLNNAEMVDATVYDGLRDPFEKQHVALAAEWLAETYEITRHDQDAFALESQRRAAAAADAGRFQAEIVPVPLREKRQVVAITADEAIRRDTSLEKLAALPPAFKAEGTITAGNAPGITDGAAALVVMEAGLAAEQGLEPLARIVSYARHALEPHELFTAPPFAIRKALALAGWQMGEVDLFEINEAFAAQMVHNCRELDLDPAKVNVNGGAIALGHPLGASGARILVTLLHALAQRGLRRGVAALCLGGGEAVAMVIERNG, from the coding sequence ATGCCAACACCCGTCATCGTTTCCGCCGCCCGCACCGCCATCGGCAAGTTCGGCGGCAGTTTCAGCCAGACGCCCGCCACGCAGTTGGGCGCCGTCGCCATCGGCGCCGCCCTCGAGCGCGCCAGCGCCAACGGCAATCATCTCGATCCGTTGCTCGTGGACGAAGTCCTGATCGGCCAGGTCATCCAGGCGGGCGCGGGCATGGCCCCCGCCCGGCAGGCGGCCATCCAGGCCGGGCTGCCGCCCTCGGTGGGGGCCAGCACCATCAACAAGGTCTGCGGCTCCGGCTTGCAGGCGGTGATGCTGGCGGCGGCGGGCATCCGCGCCGGCGATGGGCGCTGCTATGTGGCCGGCGGGATGGAGAGCATGAACCAGGGGCCGTATCTGCTGCCGCAAGCGCGTTTCGGCTACCGGCTAAACAATGCCGAGATGGTGGACGCCACCGTCTACGATGGCCTGCGCGACCCCTTCGAGAAGCAGCACGTGGCCCTTGCCGCCGAATGGCTGGCCGAGACCTATGAGATCACGCGGCACGACCAGGACGCCTTCGCCCTCGAAAGCCAGCGCCGGGCGGCTGCCGCCGCCGACGCCGGCCGCTTCCAGGCGGAGATCGTCCCCGTCCCCCTGCGCGAGAAGCGCCAGGTGGTCGCCATCACCGCCGACGAGGCCATCCGCCGCGACACCAGCCTGGAGAAGCTGGCCGCCCTGCCCCCGGCCTTCAAGGCAGAGGGGACGATCACGGCCGGCAATGCGCCCGGCATCACCGATGGGGCGGCGGCGCTGGTGGTGATGGAGGCGGGGTTGGCGGCCGAGCAAGGGCTGGAGCCGCTGGCCCGCATCGTTTCCTACGCCCGGCACGCACTGGAACCCCATGAGTTGTTCACTGCCCCGCCCTTTGCCATCCGCAAGGCCCTGGCGCTGGCCGGCTGGCAGATGGGGGAGGTCGATCTGTTCGAGATCAACGAGGCCTTCGCCGCCCAGATGGTGCACAATTGCCGCGAGTTGGACCTCGACCCGGCCAAAGTCAACGTCAACGGCGGCGCCATCGCCCTCGGCCATCCGCTCGGCGCCAGCGGCGCCCGCATCCTGGTCACACTCCTCCATGCCCTGGCCCAGCGGGGGCTGCGCCGCGGCGTCGCCGCCCTCTGTCTGGGCGGCGGCGAGGCCGTGGCGATGGTGATCGAGAGAAACGGGTGA
- a CDS encoding aminopeptidase, which translates to MPIPDPTLLPGARVAVRTCLNITAADRVFILTDDISLAIGQALAHESAETGATILLHRLEEFARRPLRDLPPGLAEAYLDFAPTASFYAASAQEGEIGFRMKFGRAIGQVEGVRPRHGHMPGVTPLLIREGMATDYDQVYEVTNRVYDIARQARAMHITSPKGTDLHVSFSPNLNWIPCHGRYHQPGSWGNLPEGETYTSPAGMEGVLVADVLGDYFSEKYGLLAHPVTFGISDGRVEEVSCADQRLADEIWAYLDSSENGRRAGEFAIGTNIGLTRLVGNLLQDEKYPGIHVAFGNPYPDRTGADWASEIHVDVIPTACTIDVDGRRLMTDGVFAADVLS; encoded by the coding sequence ATGCCCATCCCCGACCCCACCCTTCTGCCCGGCGCTCGCGTGGCCGTGCGCACCTGCCTGAACATCACCGCCGCCGACCGCGTTTTCATCCTCACCGATGACATTTCGCTGGCCATCGGCCAGGCGTTGGCCCACGAGTCGGCTGAGACCGGCGCCACCATCCTCCTCCACCGCCTGGAGGAATTCGCCCGCCGCCCCCTGCGCGACCTCCCGCCCGGCCTGGCCGAGGCCTACCTGGACTTTGCCCCCACGGCCAGCTTCTACGCCGCCTCGGCCCAGGAGGGCGAGATCGGGTTCAGGATGAAGTTCGGGCGCGCCATCGGCCAGGTGGAGGGCGTCCGCCCCCGGCACGGCCACATGCCCGGCGTCACGCCGCTGCTGATCCGCGAGGGCATGGCCACCGATTACGATCAGGTCTACGAAGTGACCAACCGCGTCTACGACATCGCCCGCCAGGCGCGAGCCATGCACATCACCAGCCCCAAAGGCACCGACCTGCACGTGAGCTTCAGCCCCAACCTGAACTGGATCCCCTGCCACGGGCGCTATCACCAGCCCGGTAGTTGGGGCAACCTGCCCGAAGGCGAGACCTACACCAGCCCGGCCGGGATGGAAGGCGTGCTGGTGGCCGATGTGTTGGGCGACTACTTCTCGGAGAAGTACGGCCTGCTGGCCCACCCCGTCACCTTCGGGATCAGCGATGGCCGGGTGGAGGAAGTATCCTGCGCCGACCAGCGCCTGGCCGATGAGATCTGGGCCTATCTCGACAGTTCCGAAAACGGACGTCGGGCGGGCGAGTTCGCTATCGGCACCAACATCGGCCTGACGCGGCTGGTGGGCAACCTCCTGCAAGATGAAAAGTACCCCGGCATCCACGTCGCCTTCGGCAACCCCTACCCCGACCGCACCGGCGCCGATTGGGCCAGTGAAATCCATGTCGATGTCATCCCCACCGCCTGCACCATCGATGTCGACGGCCGTCGTCTGATGACCGACGGTGTATTCGCGGCGGATGTCCTGAGTTGA
- a CDS encoding Gldg family protein — protein MKQVFAITRKELSGYFGSPMALIFVGVFLALALFSLFWVDAFFARGIADVRPLFRSLPILLIFLVAALTMRQWSDEEETGALEVLLTLPVNPWQLVLGKFLAVMIMVGVALGLTLFIPLTVSFLGNLDWGPVIGGYVAALLLAAAYAAIGLFISSRTDNSLVALTLSILVCGLAYLVGASAVVDAAPPALGGVLRGLGAGSRFESILRGVIDLRDLVYYLSLTAFFLLLNTVSLDSKRWGEGENTARDRRRAATIILLVGLNLLALNLWLYPLNGLRADLTEGREYSLSQPTNDLLGTLNEPLLIRAYISEKTHPLLAPLVPTVTDMLREYEISGKGRVQAEVVDPTKDPDLEEEANQTYGIRPTPFRVAGRYEDTIINSYFDILIRYGDQSEVINFQDLIEVEPRLSGGMDVRLRNLEYDLTRSLKKVVQGFQSTDAVLAGLAEPARLTLFTTPATLPAELQAAPATIQKVANELAQKSNGKLVFEQVDPTAAGSAITPQALYESYGIQPYAASLFSSDTYFLHLLLQAGDKTQLIYPGADASEAEVRTAIDSGLKRSAPGFLKVVGFWAPPEPSGQDAFGQQQQAFTTFRSIRQQLAQEYEVRDVDLSPGQVPADIDTLVLAAPQNLDDVQRFAIDQFLMRGGSVIAAAGRYGLQPDQFTGQLGLAPLQNGLDPLLASYGITVENTLVMDPQNEPFPVPVTRNVGGAQIREIQAVSYPPFVDVRPDAMAKDSPITANLPAVTLAWSSPVNASRAEQAGRRATTLLSSGPQSWATANAQAQPNLDAFPQLGFPVDGPTGALPLAVAVQGVFDSAFAGKTLAAPTPDPNQTETAAPDLNALQSARLDRSPDTARLVVIGSSEFLNDTVFDISSSLNPEGPAHSLQLLQNAVDWSVQDLDLLGIRSRGTQARVLEPLSPSDERFWEVLNYAVALIILIVIGVVWAMRRRNEKPMTLVPETAAAKEA, from the coding sequence ATGAAACAAGTCTTCGCCATCACTCGCAAAGAGCTTTCTGGCTATTTCGGTTCGCCGATGGCCCTGATCTTCGTCGGCGTCTTCTTGGCCCTGGCCCTGTTCTCGCTCTTCTGGGTCGATGCCTTCTTTGCCCGCGGCATCGCCGACGTCCGGCCGCTGTTCCGCAGCCTGCCGATCCTGCTCATCTTCCTGGTGGCGGCGCTGACCATGCGCCAGTGGAGCGACGAGGAAGAGACCGGCGCCCTGGAGGTGCTCCTCACCCTGCCGGTGAACCCCTGGCAGTTGGTGCTCGGCAAGTTCCTGGCGGTGATGATCATGGTCGGCGTCGCCCTGGGCCTGACCCTGTTCATCCCACTCACGGTCTCCTTCCTGGGCAACCTGGACTGGGGGCCGGTCATCGGCGGCTACGTGGCGGCGCTGCTGCTGGCCGCGGCCTACGCCGCCATCGGCTTGTTCATCTCCTCGCGCACTGATAACTCGCTCGTCGCCCTCACCCTCAGCATCCTCGTCTGCGGGCTGGCCTACCTGGTGGGGGCCAGCGCCGTCGTCGATGCGGCGCCGCCTGCGCTGGGCGGGGTGCTGCGCGGGTTGGGCGCGGGCAGCCGCTTCGAAAGCATCCTGCGCGGGGTCATCGACCTGCGCGACCTGGTCTACTATCTGTCGCTCACCGCTTTCTTCCTCCTGCTCAACACCGTCTCGTTGGACAGCAAACGCTGGGGCGAGGGCGAGAACACGGCTCGCGACCGGCGACGGGCAGCGACGATCATCCTCCTCGTTGGCCTCAACCTGCTGGCGCTCAACCTCTGGCTGTACCCGCTCAACGGGCTGCGCGCCGATCTGACCGAGGGCCGCGAATACAGCCTTTCGCAGCCGACCAACGACCTGCTGGGCACGCTGAACGAGCCACTGCTGATCCGCGCCTACATCAGCGAAAAGACGCACCCCCTGCTGGCCCCACTCGTCCCCACCGTCACCGACATGCTGCGCGAGTACGAGATCTCCGGCAAGGGCAGGGTGCAGGCCGAGGTGGTGGATCCCACCAAGGATCCTGACCTGGAGGAGGAGGCCAACCAGACTTACGGCATCCGTCCCACCCCCTTCCGGGTGGCCGGCCGCTACGAAGACACGATCATCAACTCTTACTTCGATATCCTCATCCGTTACGGCGACCAGAGCGAGGTCATCAACTTCCAAGACCTGATCGAGGTCGAGCCGCGGCTGAGCGGCGGCATGGATGTGCGGCTGCGCAACCTGGAATATGACCTCACCCGCAGCTTGAAGAAGGTGGTGCAGGGCTTCCAGAGCACCGACGCCGTACTGGCCGGGCTGGCGGAACCGGCCCGCCTGACCCTGTTCACTACGCCCGCCACCCTGCCCGCCGAACTGCAGGCCGCCCCCGCCACGATTCAGAAGGTGGCGAACGAGCTGGCGCAGAAGTCCAACGGCAAGTTGGTGTTCGAGCAGGTCGATCCGACGGCGGCCGGGAGTGCGATCACGCCGCAGGCGCTTTACGAAAGCTACGGCATCCAACCCTATGCCGCCTCGCTGTTCTCGTCCGACACCTACTTCCTGCATCTGCTGCTCCAGGCCGGCGACAAGACGCAGCTCATCTATCCCGGCGCCGACGCTAGCGAGGCGGAGGTGCGCACGGCCATCGATTCCGGATTGAAGCGGAGCGCGCCGGGCTTCCTGAAGGTGGTGGGGTTCTGGGCCCCGCCCGAGCCCTCCGGTCAGGACGCCTTCGGCCAGCAACAACAGGCCTTCACCACTTTTCGTAGCATCCGCCAGCAGTTGGCGCAGGAATATGAGGTCAGGGACGTGGATCTCAGCCCGGGCCAGGTTCCGGCCGACATCGACACGCTGGTGTTGGCAGCGCCGCAGAACCTGGACGATGTGCAACGCTTCGCCATCGACCAGTTCCTGATGCGCGGCGGCTCGGTCATCGCTGCCGCCGGCCGCTACGGTCTACAACCCGACCAGTTCACCGGCCAACTGGGTCTGGCGCCGCTGCAAAACGGCCTCGATCCGCTGCTGGCCAGCTATGGCATCACCGTCGAGAACACGCTGGTGATGGACCCGCAGAACGAACCGTTCCCCGTGCCGGTGACGCGCAACGTGGGCGGCGCGCAGATTCGTGAAATCCAGGCCGTCAGCTACCCGCCGTTTGTGGATGTGCGCCCGGACGCGATGGCCAAAGACAGCCCGATCACGGCCAACCTGCCGGCCGTCACCCTGGCCTGGTCGTCGCCGGTGAACGCAAGCAGGGCCGAGCAAGCCGGCCGCAGAGCGACAACGCTGCTTTCATCCGGCCCGCAATCGTGGGCCACAGCCAACGCCCAGGCCCAGCCCAACCTGGATGCCTTTCCCCAGCTGGGCTTCCCGGTGGATGGCCCGACCGGAGCGCTGCCGCTGGCTGTAGCCGTGCAGGGCGTCTTCGACAGCGCCTTTGCCGGCAAGACCCTGGCCGCACCCACGCCCGACCCGAACCAGACCGAGACGGCCGCGCCCGACCTGAACGCCCTCCAGTCGGCCCGCCTCGACCGCTCGCCCGACACCGCCCGCCTGGTGGTTATCGGCAGCAGCGAATTCCTCAACGACACCGTCTTCGACATCTCCTCCAGCCTGAACCCCGAAGGCCCCGCCCACAGCCTGCAATTGCTGCAAAACGCAGTCGATTGGTCGGTGCAAGACCTGGACCTGCTCGGCATCCGTTCGCGCGGCACGCAGGCGCGGGTGCTGGAGCCGCTTTCGCCCAGCGATGAACGCTTCTGGGAAGTTCTAAACTATGCCGTCGCCCTCATCATCCTCATCGTCATCGGCGTGGTGTGGGCCATGCGCCGCCGCAACGAGAAGCCGATGACGCTGGTTCCCGAAACCGCAGCGGCAAAGGAGGCCTGA
- a CDS encoding DUF4340 domain-containing protein, protein MLKERRIQVLLGLLVAQVILVAIVYWPRPTQATGGALLPNLSANDITELTITDAEGKAITLARQGDGWVLPTAGAFPARPESVTTLVEKLVGLKTNRLITETPASHARLQVASTDFMRRIDFKTVSGDARTLFLGSAPAAGATHFRLDGQDQVYQTNALTAFDASTSPTNYIDASLVSIPAGDVTAMTVTNASGKLEFSKGADGQWALAGLPAGQTLDAGQVQTLLNQATSISMVEPLGKTADPAWGLDSPQALVTLVTTPAEGEGKRYELRIGAKDEANNRYYVKFSESPYFVAVSSFSLDDFVSKAAAAFVATPPPTPAE, encoded by the coding sequence ATGCTCAAAGAACGCCGCATCCAAGTTCTGCTCGGGCTCCTGGTGGCCCAGGTCATCCTGGTGGCCATCGTCTATTGGCCCCGCCCCACGCAAGCCACCGGCGGGGCGCTGTTACCGAATCTCAGCGCCAACGACATCACCGAACTGACCATCACCGACGCCGAAGGCAAAGCGATCACGCTGGCCCGTCAAGGCGACGGTTGGGTGCTGCCCACGGCCGGGGCATTCCCCGCCCGGCCGGAGTCCGTCACCACCCTGGTGGAGAAGCTGGTCGGGCTGAAGACCAACCGGCTGATCACCGAGACGCCCGCCAGCCATGCCCGCCTGCAGGTTGCGTCCACAGATTTCATGCGCCGCATCGACTTCAAGACCGTCTCTGGCGATGCTCGCACCTTGTTCCTCGGTTCGGCGCCCGCAGCCGGAGCCACCCACTTCCGCCTGGACGGGCAGGATCAGGTCTACCAGACCAACGCCCTCACCGCCTTCGATGCCAGCACCAGCCCAACCAACTACATCGATGCCAGCCTGGTCAGTATCCCCGCCGGCGATGTGACGGCCATGACGGTGACGAACGCCAGCGGCAAGCTGGAATTCAGCAAGGGCGCCGATGGGCAGTGGGCGCTGGCCGGGTTGCCCGCCGGCCAGACGCTGGACGCCGGCCAGGTGCAGACGCTGCTCAACCAGGCGACCAGCATCAGCATGGTCGAGCCGTTGGGCAAGACGGCCGACCCGGCCTGGGGGCTGGACTCGCCGCAGGCCCTGGTTACGCTCGTCACCACGCCGGCCGAAGGCGAAGGCAAGCGCTACGAACTGCGGATCGGGGCCAAAGACGAGGCCAACAATCGCTATTACGTCAAGTTCTCGGAATCGCCCTACTTCGTCGCCGTCTCCTCCTTCAGCCTGGATGATTTCGTCAGCAAAGCCGCGGCAGCTTTCGTCGCCACCCCCCCACCCACCCCGGCAGAGTAA
- a CDS encoding N-formylglutamate amidohydrolase — translation MLPIAILLPHAGLEIPPEVAGRLAIGEREVFHEADIYTEAIYDFRDRVRQWLAFPYARAIVDVNRSNGHHHTRPGDGIVKRKTSYGAKVYQPGAEPGAALEDRMIDRYWRPWHQQLAALAVDQEIKLVIDCHSMAAFGPGHYDDPDAIRPRACVANLGDGEGRAVGHRHLTAPPALARALAGHLGDRLADLPALAPAGPAAALNRPFAGGWDIWAHGGKRQPWLMIEISRGLYVGPQDAAAPTSPPRRREIELLRDRIWQAIEATWARRREWG, via the coding sequence ATGCTCCCCATCGCCATCCTCCTCCCACACGCCGGGCTGGAAATCCCGCCCGAGGTGGCAGGCCGCCTGGCCATTGGTGAGCGCGAGGTCTTCCACGAGGCCGACATCTACACCGAGGCGATCTATGACTTTCGCGACCGGGTGCGGCAGTGGCTGGCTTTTCCCTATGCGCGGGCCATCGTCGATGTCAACCGCTCGAACGGCCACCACCACACCCGGCCGGGCGATGGCATCGTCAAACGCAAAACCAGCTACGGGGCGAAGGTGTACCAGCCGGGCGCCGAACCCGGGGCGGCGCTGGAAGACAGGATGATCGACCGCTACTGGCGGCCCTGGCACCAACAGCTGGCGGCCCTGGCAGTAGATCAGGAGATCAAGCTGGTGATCGATTGCCACAGCATGGCGGCTTTTGGCCCCGGCCACTACGACGACCCCGACGCCATCCGCCCGCGCGCCTGTGTGGCCAACCTGGGCGATGGCGAGGGCCGGGCCGTGGGTCATCGTCACCTGACCGCCCCGCCCGCGCTGGCCCGAGCCCTGGCCGGCCACCTGGGCGACCGCCTGGCCGACCTGCCGGCCCTGGCGCCGGCCGGCCCGGCCGCTGCCCTCAACCGGCCCTTCGCCGGCGGGTGGGACATCTGGGCGCACGGCGGCAAGCGCCAGCCGTGGCTGATGATCGAGATCAGCCGCGGCCTCTATGTCGGCCCGCAGGACGCCGCCGCACCCACCTCGCCTCCCCGCCGCCGCGAAATCGAGCTTCTGCGCGACCGCATCTGGCAGGCCATCGAAGCCACCTGGGCGCGCCGGCGCGAGTGGGGTTGA